From Panthera uncia isolate 11264 chromosome E1, Puncia_PCG_1.0, whole genome shotgun sequence, one genomic window encodes:
- the DDX42 gene encoding ATP-dependent RNA helicase DDX42 isoform X1 has protein sequence MAENPTAGVVQEEEEDNLEYDSDGNPIAPSKKIIDPLPPIDHSEIDYPPFEKNFYNEHEEITNLTPQQLIDLRHKLNLRVSGAAPPRPGSSFAHFGFDEQLMHQIRKSEYTQPTPIQCQGVPVALSGRDMIGIAKTGSGKTAAFIWPMLIHIMDQKELEPGDGPIAVIVCPTRELCQQIHAECKRFGKAYNLRSVAVYGGGSMWEQAKALQEGAEIVVCTPGRLIDHVKKKATNLQRVSYLVFDEADRMFDMGFEYQVRSIASHVRPDRQTLLFSATFRKKIEKLARDILIDPIRVVQGDIGEANEDVTQIVEILHSGPSKWNWLTRRLVEFTSSGSVLLFVTKKANAEELANNLKQEGHNLGLLHGDMDQSERNKVISDFKKKDIPVLVATDVAARGLDIPSIKTVINYDVARDIDTHTHRIGRTGRAGEKGVAYTLLTPKDSNFAGDLVRNLEGANQHVSKELLDLAMQNAWFRKSRFKGGKGKKLNIGGGGLGYRERPGLGSENTDRGNNNNVMSNYEAYKPSTGAMGDRLTAMKAAFQSQYKSHFVAASLSNQKAGSSAAGASGWTSAGSLNSVPTNSAQQGHNSPDSPIASAAKGIPGFGNTGNLSSAPVTYPSTGAQGVNNTASGNNSREGPGGGNGKRERYTENRGGSRHSHGESGNRHGDSPRHGDGGRHGDGYRYPESGSRHADGHRHGENRHGGGGGRHGESRGANDGRNGESRKEGCNRESKVDPKVDSKMDKMDSKTDKTADGFAVPEPPKRKKSRWDS, from the exons ATGGCAGAGAACCCAACTGCTGGTGTGGttcaggaggaagaagaagataaTTTGGAATATGATAGTGATGGAAATCCAATTGCACCTTCCAAGAAAATCATTGATCCTCTTCCTCCCATTGATCATTCAGAG ATTGACTATCcaccatttgaaaaaaatttttacaatgaACATGAAGAGATAACCAACCTCACCCCTCAGCAGCTAATAGATCTCCGTCATAAGCTCAATCTTCGG GTCTCTGGTGCTGCACCTCCTAGACCAGGAAGTAGTTTTGCTCATTTTGGGTTTGATGAACAACTTATGCACCAGATTCGGAAATCTGAGTACACACAGCCCACTCCAATACAGTGCCAG gGCGTGCCTGTGGCGTTAAGTGGTAGAGACATGATTGGTATTGCCAAAACAGGCAGTGGAAAAACGGCCGCCTTTATCTGGCCGATGTTGATTCATATAATGGACCAGAAGGAACTGGAACCAGGTGATGGACCGATTGCAGTGATCGTGTGTCCTACTAGGGAGCTTTGCCAGCAG ATCCATGCAGAATGTAAGCGGTTTGGGAAAGCGTATAATCTTCGATCAGTGGCCGTGTATGGAGGAGGGAGCATGTGGGAGCAAGCCAAGGCTcttcaggaaggggcagagattgTTGTGTGTACCCCA GGTCGGCTGATTGATCACGTGAAGAAGAAAGCTACCAATCTTCAAAGGGTCTCTTACCTTGTGTTTGATGAAGCAGATCGCATGTTTGACATGGGATTTG AGTACCAGGTGCGATCCATAGCAAGTCATGTCCGTCCTGACAGACAGA CCCTCTTATTCAGTGCAACTTTTCGGAAAAAGATTGAAAAACTGGCCAGAGACATCCTGATCGACCCTATTCGTGTGGTGCAGGGAGACATTGGCGAG GCAAATGAAGATGTGACACAGATAGTGGAGATTCTTCACTCTGGGCCTAGTAAATGGAACTGGCTTACCCGGCGTCTGGTGGAATTTACCTCTTCAGGAAGTGTCCTCCTGTTTGTTACTAAAAAAGCCAATGCTGAAGAGCTAGCCAATAACCTTAAGCAGGAGGGTCATAATCTTGGGCTGCTTCATGGGGACATGGATcagagtgaaagaaacaaagtcaTTTCAGACTTTAAGAAAAAGGACATCCCAGTCCTGGTGGCCACAGATGTTGCAG cCCGTGGTCTGGATATTCCTTCAATTAAGACCGTCATTAACTATGATGTGGCACGAGACATTGATACTCATACTCACAGGATTGGCCGCACAGGACGAGCGGGTGAGAAGGGCGTGGCGTATACCTTGCTGACCCCCAAGGACAGCAATTTTGCTGGTGACCTTGTCCGGAACTTGGAAGGAGCCAATCAACATGTTTCCAAGGAACTCCTAGATCTAGCAATGCAG AATGCCTGGTTTCGGAAATCCCGCTTTAAAGGAGGCAAAGGCAAAAAGCTGAACATTGGTGGAGGTGGCCTAGGCTACAGGGAGCGGCCTGGCCTAGGCTCAGAGAACACG GACCGAGGAAATAACAACAATGTAATGAGCAATTATGAGGCCTACAAGCCCTCCACAGGAGCCATGGGAGATCGGCTGACGGCCATGAAAGCAGCTTTCCAG TCACAGTACAAGAGTCACTTTGTTGCTGCCAGCTTAAGCAACCAGAAGGCAGGAAGCTCTGCTGCTGGGGCAAGTGGATGGACTAGTGCAGGGAGCTTGAATTCTGTTCCAACTAATTCAGCCCAACAGGGCCATAACAGTCCAGACAGCCCCATTGCCAGCGCCGCCAAGGGCATCCCAGGCTTTGGCAACACCGGGAACCTCAGCAGTGCTCCAGTGACCTACCCTTCCACTGGAGCCCAGGGAGTCAACAACACAGCTTCAGGGAATAACAGCCGAGAAGGGCCTGGGGGAGGCaacgggaagagagagagatatactGAAAACCGGGGTGGCAGCCGCCACAGTCACGGAGAGAGTGGCAATCGGCATGGCGACAGCCCACGTCACGGAGATGGTGGTCGCCATGGAGATGGATACCGCTACCCAGAAAGCGGCAGCCGTCATGCTGATGGTCACCGTCACGGGGAGAACAGACATGGAGGAGGTGGAGGCCGACATGGAGAGAGCCGAGGCGCAAACGATGGTCGGAACggtgaaagcaggaaagaaggtTGCAATCGTGAGAGCAAGGTGGACCCCAAGGTGGACAGCAAGATGGACAAGATGGACAGCAAGACAGATAAGACAGCTGACGGTTTTGCTGTccccgagccacccaagcgcaaGAAAAGTCGATGGGACAGTTAG
- the DDX42 gene encoding ATP-dependent RNA helicase DDX42 isoform X2 has product MNWNKGGPGTKRGFGFGGFAISAGKKEEPKLPQQSHSAFGATSSSSGFGKSAPPQLPSFYKIGSKRANFDEENAYFEDEEEDSSNVDLPYIPAENSPTRQQFHSKPPDSDSDDDPLEAFMAEVEDQAARDMKRLEEKDKERKNVKGIRDDIEEEDDQEAYFRYMAENPTAGVVQEEEEDNLEYDSDGNPIAPSKKIIDPLPPIDHSEIDYPPFEKNFYNEHEEITNLTPQQLIDLRHKLNLRVSGAAPPRPGSSFAHFGFDEQLMHQIRKSEYTQPTPIQCQGVPVALSGRDMIGIAKTGSGKTAAFIWPMLIHIMDQKELEPGDGPIAVIVCPTRELCQQIHAECKRFGKAYNLRSVAVYGGGSMWEQAKALQEGAEIVVCTPGRLIDHVKKKATNLQRVSYLVFDEADRMFDMGFEYQVRSIASHVRPDRQTLLFSATFRKKIEKLARDILIDPIRVVQGDIGEANEDVTQIVEILHSGPSKWNWLTRRLVEFTSSGSVLLFVTKKANAEELANNLKQEGHNLGLLHGDMDQSERNKVISDFKKKDIPVLVATDVAARGLDIPSIKTVINYDVARDIDTHTHRIGRTGRAGEKGVAYTLLTPKDSNFAGDLVRNLEGANQHVSKELLDLAMQNAWFRKSRFKGGKGKKLNIGGGGLGYRERPGLGSENTDRGNNNNVMSNYEAYKPSTGAMGDRLTAMKAAFQSQYKSHFVAASLSNQKAGSSAAGASGWTSAGSLNSVPTNSAQQGHNSPDSPIASAAKGIPGFGNTGNLSSAPVTYPSTGAQGVNNTASGNNSREGPGGGNGKRERYTENRGGSRHSHGESGNRHGDSPRHGDGGRHGDGYRYPESGSRHADGHRHGENRHGGGGGRHGESRGANDGRNGESRKEGCNRESKVDPKVDSKMDKMDSKTDKTADGFAVPEPPKRKKSRWDS; this is encoded by the exons ATGAATTGGAATAAAGGTGGTCCAGGCACCAAGAGGGGATTTGGCTTTGGAGGTTTTGCCATCAGTGCTGGAAAGAAGGAGGAACCCAAACTCCCACAACAGTCCCACAGTGCCTTTGGGGCAACCAGCTCTTCTTCCGGATTTGGAAAGTCAGCTCCACCACAGCTCCCTTCTTTCTACAAAATTGGTTCTAAACGGGCCAACTTTGATGAAGAAAATGC atattttgaagatgaggaagaagacTCTAGCAATGTTGATTTGCCTTATATTCCTGCCGAAAACTCACCTACCCGCCAGCAGTTCCATTCCAAGCCACCAGATTCTGACAGCGATGATGATCCCTTGGAGGCATTCATGGCTGAAGTGGAG GATCAGGCAGCTAGAGACATGAAGAGGCTTGAAGAAaaggacaaggaaagaaaaaacgtAAA GGGTATTCGAGATGACATTGAAGAGGAAGATGACCAA GAAGCTTATTTTCGGTACATGGCAGAGAACCCAACTGCTGGTGTGGttcaggaggaagaagaagataaTTTGGAATATGATAGTGATGGAAATCCAATTGCACCTTCCAAGAAAATCATTGATCCTCTTCCTCCCATTGATCATTCAGAG ATTGACTATCcaccatttgaaaaaaatttttacaatgaACATGAAGAGATAACCAACCTCACCCCTCAGCAGCTAATAGATCTCCGTCATAAGCTCAATCTTCGG GTCTCTGGTGCTGCACCTCCTAGACCAGGAAGTAGTTTTGCTCATTTTGGGTTTGATGAACAACTTATGCACCAGATTCGGAAATCTGAGTACACACAGCCCACTCCAATACAGTGCCAG gGCGTGCCTGTGGCGTTAAGTGGTAGAGACATGATTGGTATTGCCAAAACAGGCAGTGGAAAAACGGCCGCCTTTATCTGGCCGATGTTGATTCATATAATGGACCAGAAGGAACTGGAACCAGGTGATGGACCGATTGCAGTGATCGTGTGTCCTACTAGGGAGCTTTGCCAGCAG ATCCATGCAGAATGTAAGCGGTTTGGGAAAGCGTATAATCTTCGATCAGTGGCCGTGTATGGAGGAGGGAGCATGTGGGAGCAAGCCAAGGCTcttcaggaaggggcagagattgTTGTGTGTACCCCA GGTCGGCTGATTGATCACGTGAAGAAGAAAGCTACCAATCTTCAAAGGGTCTCTTACCTTGTGTTTGATGAAGCAGATCGCATGTTTGACATGGGATTTG AGTACCAGGTGCGATCCATAGCAAGTCATGTCCGTCCTGACAGACAGA CCCTCTTATTCAGTGCAACTTTTCGGAAAAAGATTGAAAAACTGGCCAGAGACATCCTGATCGACCCTATTCGTGTGGTGCAGGGAGACATTGGCGAG GCAAATGAAGATGTGACACAGATAGTGGAGATTCTTCACTCTGGGCCTAGTAAATGGAACTGGCTTACCCGGCGTCTGGTGGAATTTACCTCTTCAGGAAGTGTCCTCCTGTTTGTTACTAAAAAAGCCAATGCTGAAGAGCTAGCCAATAACCTTAAGCAGGAGGGTCATAATCTTGGGCTGCTTCATGGGGACATGGATcagagtgaaagaaacaaagtcaTTTCAGACTTTAAGAAAAAGGACATCCCAGTCCTGGTGGCCACAGATGTTGCAG cCCGTGGTCTGGATATTCCTTCAATTAAGACCGTCATTAACTATGATGTGGCACGAGACATTGATACTCATACTCACAGGATTGGCCGCACAGGACGAGCGGGTGAGAAGGGCGTGGCGTATACCTTGCTGACCCCCAAGGACAGCAATTTTGCTGGTGACCTTGTCCGGAACTTGGAAGGAGCCAATCAACATGTTTCCAAGGAACTCCTAGATCTAGCAATGCAG AATGCCTGGTTTCGGAAATCCCGCTTTAAAGGAGGCAAAGGCAAAAAGCTGAACATTGGTGGAGGTGGCCTAGGCTACAGGGAGCGGCCTGGCCTAGGCTCAGAGAACACG GACCGAGGAAATAACAACAATGTAATGAGCAATTATGAGGCCTACAAGCCCTCCACAGGAGCCATGGGAGATCGGCTGACGGCCATGAAAGCAGCTTTCCAG TCACAGTACAAGAGTCACTTTGTTGCTGCCAGCTTAAGCAACCAGAAGGCAGGAAGCTCTGCTGCTGGGGCAAGTGGATGGACTAGTGCAGGGAGCTTGAATTCTGTTCCAACTAATTCAGCCCAACAGGGCCATAACAGTCCAGACAGCCCCATTGCCAGCGCCGCCAAGGGCATCCCAGGCTTTGGCAACACCGGGAACCTCAGCAGTGCTCCAGTGACCTACCCTTCCACTGGAGCCCAGGGAGTCAACAACACAGCTTCAGGGAATAACAGCCGAGAAGGGCCTGGGGGAGGCaacgggaagagagagagatatactGAAAACCGGGGTGGCAGCCGCCACAGTCACGGAGAGAGTGGCAATCGGCATGGCGACAGCCCACGTCACGGAGATGGTGGTCGCCATGGAGATGGATACCGCTACCCAGAAAGCGGCAGCCGTCATGCTGATGGTCACCGTCACGGGGAGAACAGACATGGAGGAGGTGGAGGCCGACATGGAGAGAGCCGAGGCGCAAACGATGGTCGGAACggtgaaagcaggaaagaaggtTGCAATCGTGAGAGCAAGGTGGACCCCAAGGTGGACAGCAAGATGGACAAGATGGACAGCAAGACAGATAAGACAGCTGACGGTTTTGCTGTccccgagccacccaagcgcaaGAAAAGTCGATGGGACAGTTAG